The following DNA comes from Peribacillus sp. FSL E2-0218.
TGTTCAGCATCTCCAGCATTTCATAAAATTGATGGACATTCTTTGAATCGACTCCGACCGTAGGCTCATCCAAGATCATCAATTCCGGCTCACTGACCAGTGAACGCGCAATGAATACCCTCTGTTGCTGCCCTCCGGACAATTCTCCGATATTGCGGTTCTGATATCCGAGCATGTCGACGGATTCCAGAGCCTTCTTCACCCTTCTTTTATCCTCTTTGCTTGCAAACTTGAATAATCCGATTTTCTTGGTCAAGCCGCTTTGCACCACTTCAAATACGGTCGCAGGGAATCCAGAGTTGAAGGAGTTCGCCTTTTGGGAAACGAACCCAACCTTTTGCCAAGCTTTAAAGCGTCGTATGTCTTCCCCGAATATTTCAATTTTACCTTTTTGGAGTTTGAACAGTCCGAGCAGCAGCTTCAATAATGTCGACTTTCCGGAGCCATTCGGCCCGACGATTGCCAGGAATGCCCCCTTGGGAATTTCAAGCGAAACATGTTCAAGCACCAGATCTTTTGTATATTTGTAAGATACATCTTCTATTTTAACTATTGGGTTTACTACATTATCCAAAGAGATCACCTATTTTTTAAGAATCATTACGATTAACAATCGTTAGTATAAAACAAAGAAGGGCAGATGTAAAGAAACAGGGCCTCAGGATATATGCCTCTCCACCGTGAATCACCAAAAATGATCAGCCCCGGCAAATTCCGGTGAATCAAACGAAGTTTCATGTTCACATACGCCGTCCTCCCTCATATGTTTTAAAAAAGGAGGAGATCGTTTGAAATTATTCGAAATGATGGTCAATCATAAAATCAATAATATTCGCCCCGATGAACTGCTTTCCCTTGCCAAGCAGCATAAGGTTGCACTTACACAAAAACAAGCACAGGATATCACTGCACTTCTAGCAGGTAAAAATATCAATATTTTTGATATACGCCAAAGGCAAAACGTATTGGGACAAATCAACAAAGTAGCCGGGGCAAGCACAGCCAGGGAAATAGAATCCCTCTTCAACACGCTCACCTCCAACTTTTAACAAGCATTTCCATAATGAAAGGACGATTCATCTCCAATGATGAACCGTCCCTTTACTAGTTATAATATTATTGGCCTTTAATCTTTTCCAGTAAGTCTTCGTCAAATTGACTGCCCTTAAACATATCGATCTCAAATTTATAAGGAGCCTTTTTGTCTTTTTTATCTTCCCCTACATAAGGGGTTTCCAGTATTTTCGGAACGGCACTTAACTGTGGATGATGGACAATATCATTCAACGCTTTGAACCCGATATGGCCGAATCCAATGTTTTCATGGCGATCCTTGCGCATGCCGCGTTCATTTTTGCTGTCATTGATGTGCAGCACCTTGATGCGGTCGATTCCGACCAATTTATCGAATTCATTCAGGACACCATCGAAATCTTCAATGATATTATACCCGGCATCATGAGTATGGCAAGTATCGAAACAAACCGATAATTTTTCATTATGGGTAACACCATCGATGATCATCGCCAGCTCCTCGAAAGACCTGCCGCATTCCGTACCTTTGCCAGCCATCGTTTCCAGGGCGATCTGAACTTTGTCATCCGCTGACAGCACTTCATTCAAACCTTCGATGATCCTTTTGATCCCCAGTTCACTGCCTGCCCCAACGTGCGCACCCGGATGAAGGACGATTTGCCTTGCACAAATCGCTTCTGTCCGATCGATTTCGCTTCGCAGGAAGCTGACACCCAGTTCGTATGTGGCTGGATTGGTCGTATTTCCGATGTTAATGATATAGGGAGCATGGACGACGATGTCGGTTATGCCATTTTCCTCCATATGCAATCTTCCAGCTTCGATATTTAAATCCTCGATTTTTTTACGTCTTGTATTTTGCGGGGCTCCGGTATAGATCATGAATGTGTTGGAGCCATATGAAACCGCTTCTTGACTTGCAGCAAGCAGCATGTTTTTCCCGCTCATTGAAACATGTGATCCAATCTTCAGCATCTGATTACTCCCCTATTTCTTTCTCTGTATACGACGTTCGCGTTTTTTGAAGTTTTCCACATCACGTTGAATTTTCTTCTTGTAACCTGGCTTGACTTTCGTAGGCTTCTTCACATGCCTGCTCGCTTTAACATCGATATCAGATTTCTGTTTCTTACGGTTTTTCCTTTTATTACGTTCTTCTATATCAACCCACTCACCGTTCTGGATATCGGCATCACGAAATTCAATGCCCATTTTTTCCAAACGATTCAATGAGTCTTCATCCGATGTATCATAAATGGTAGTGGCAATGCCTGAATATCCAGCACGAGCCGTCCTTCCCGTCCTATGGATATAAAAATCAAGATCTGAAGGCAATTCATAGTTAATGATATGACTGACGCCTTCAATATCAATTCCACGGGAAGCCAAATCTGTCGCAACGATGAACTGGTACTCCAGATCATTGATTTGCTTCATCATTTTTTTACGCTCACGAGGGGTTAAATCCCCATGAATACGCCCGACATTCAGCCCTTTTTCAATCAAGGAATTAGCCACATGATCCGCCATTTTCTTGGTGTTCGTGAATACGATCGCCAAATATGGATTATAACGGACGATGATATCATGAAGAAGCTGCTCTCTGTTACGGTGGCGCAGCGGTACCAAAACATGCTCAATCTTCGCGGCAGTCGCCTGCTTCGGATTGACTTGAACATACTTCGGATTTTCCATATATTTATTCAAAAACGGCTTTAATTTTTCAGGAATGGTAGCCGAGAAGACAAGCATCTGAATTTTTTCAGCCATACGCGATGCGAATAAATCGACATCTTCAATGAATCCCATGTCCAGCATTAGGTCCGCTTCATCGACTACAAGCATTTTAGCCGTGTAAACCTGAAGCGCCTGGGCCTCAACAAGATCCTTGATCCGGCCTGGCGTTCCGATCACTAGCTGTGGCTGTGTCTTCAACTTATCAATCATCCGCTGTTTATCCGTGCCACCGATAAAACAACGAACGGAAATCTGCTCATCCTCAGGGAAATGGTCAGCAATTTTCAAAGCTTCTTTGTAGATTTGGTTCGCTAACTCACGGGTTGGTGCGGAAATAATCGCTTGAACTTCATTCTTGCCTGCATCAAGCCTATTCATAATCGGCAGCAAATAGGAATGTGTCTTTCCTGTACCTGTCTGAGACTGCCCAATTAAGCTAGTTCCCTTTAAAAGCGACGGAAGCACACGTTCCTGAATCTCCGTCGGCTTATCGAACCCTAAAGTACGAACCGCATCTAGAATGTAGCTTTTCAAATTAAATCGTTCAAATTGGTTTTGTTTCATCAAAAAACTCCTTTATCCTTGTCAGTCATTAGACATGTCCTGTTATTATAATAAATTTCACACAAAAAGCGCAAGCACCTTGGTCAGCTCGCGTATGAAAATAGGGATGGACCCAGAAGGCGCTTTTTGCCTTATGAGGGCGATCATCTTTTTCTCAGCGAGCTTAAGTGCTGGAGCTGGATTCCACAAAAAGCGCAAGCACCTTGGGTGTAGTACACAAAAAGCGCAAGCGCTGGGGCTAGTTCTCTTAAAATGGACTCTTGCAAACGAAAAGCCCCTGTCCTGGTCATAGCGTATCCCCCGCAGACATGGAGCTAAAAGACTACCGTTACCATCTTACCTTCTTTCCGGCCACTTCACAACAGCCCAGTCACTCTTTCCTCAAACCTTTTTTGCCGAGTTGCATATTTTATAGAGAAGAAAACATCAGCAAAGAAAATCAGAGGAGGTGAAACTTATGTTCCCAGATAGAAATCGTCAACCCGGACCCGGTTTCGGGCCACCCCGCGGGCGGAGGATGCAGCAGCCGCCTGTCCCATTCAGGCAGCCGACTCCTATGCCTCAGGCTTTTCAGCCGATGCGGCGGCCAATTGCACCGAATGGACCTCAGGCCCAGCAAGGCCCACAAGGGTTCCGGGCACCATTCGGCCAACAGCAGCGCCAGGATATGCCGCAGGCAAAGAAGGAAGGCCTGCTGTCGAAAATACTTGGCAAGTCCAAACAAAAGGGTGCTCCTCCAAACTTATTCGCACCTGCCGCTTCCAGTAACCAAAGTTCATCCAGAAGCAGCGGAGGAGGAATTCTAGAAACATTAAAAAACCCGGATTCCTTGAACAATATGCTGGCCAATACGCAAAAGGTGCTCCAGGCTGCCGAACAGTTCACCCCCATGGTGCAGCAATACGGACCCGTGATTAAAAACCTTCCGTCCATGTGGAAAGTATTCCGGAGCATATCATCAGCTGGCGATACCGAGAATCAGGAAACATCCGTGGCTGGCGAGCCTGAGTCCGTGACACAAACAAACGTGGAGGAAACCCCGGAGCCGAGTAAAAAGGAGAAACCGCTGGGGGCTGGACCAACCGCACGGGTTCGTCCTGACGGCCAAAGGGAAAGAACGTCCGGACCCAAGTTATATATATGAATTCCCATAAAATTTTACCAATACCTGATTTTATGCAAATAGGATGTTTTGTAATATCATCTATGGTCTTATATAATAGAAAGGTATAAAAAGTGAGAGTTTCTTGCCTTTGAAGGAGGACACATAGATGAAAGTGATTAAAATTTCCCCGCGCGGCTATTGTTATGGTGTTGTCGATGCCATGGTCATTGCCCGTAATGCGGCTTTAGATAAAACATTGCCACGTCCGATCTACATTTTGGGCATGATTGTGCATAACAAACATGTTACGGATGCATTTGAAGAAGAAGGCATCATCACATTGGACGGTAGCAACCGCAACGATATCATCGAACAAGTGGACAGCGGAACCGTCATCTTTACTGCACACGGCGTTTCCCCTGAGATCAGGAAGATCGCTAAAGAAAAAGGGCTGGTGACGCTTGATGCAACATGTCCGGATGTTACCGCAACTCATGACTTGATCCGCGAGAAAGAAGCGGAAGGCTATCAAATCATCTATATCGGCAAGAAGGGCCATCCTGAGCCTGAGGGTGCAGTCGGAGTTGCTCCCGATGTCGTTCACCTGGTTCAAAAAGATGAAGATGTTGAAGCTTTGACACTGAATAGTGATAAGATCATCGTGACCAATCAAACAACGATGAGCCAATGGGATGTATTGGATATCATGGATAAAGTGAAGGAAAAATTCCCGCATGCCGAGGTTCATAAGGAAATTTGTTTAGCGACACAGGTACGTCAAGAAGCCGTTGCCCAGCAAGCTGGCAAAGCTGATGTTTTAATCGTCGTCGGTGATCCCAAGAGCAATAACTCGAACCGACTTGCACAGGTATCCGAGGAAATTGCCAGTACGACCGCCTATAGAATCGCCGATATTTCAGAACTGAAGCTTGAATGGCTGAAAGATGCCCAAACGGTCGCTGTCACTTCCGGGGCCTCCACACCGACCCCGATCACAAAAGAAGTCATCTCATTTTTGGAGCAATATGAACCGAATGATGAATCGACTTGGAATACCGAAAAGAAAACGCCGTTGCATAAAATCCTACCTAAGATTAAAGTGAAGAAATAAACAAAAAAGGCAGCCACAATGGCTGCCCTTTTTTTGTTTCATTTGTTTCAGATGAAACGGAATGGATCTGTATTCACCTGCGATGGAATGAATTCGACATCGAAGTTCCGATCGCGGCACATTTCCCCAAGTATCCGTGCCACGCCTTTTTTCATCACTTTTTCGACATTATGGCCTGGATCGACAATATTCAATCCGAGCATCATCGCGTCATGCGCCGTGTGGTAATACATATCGCCTGTAACATACACATCCGCGCCCTTGAATTTGGCAGCCGTAATATATTTATTGCCGTCTCCGCCAAGCACAGCCACCTTTTTTATCGGACTTTGCCAATCACCGACGACCCGAACCCTATCAACATCAAGTGTCACTTTCACATGGTCGGCAAACTGTTCTAGTGTCATTTCTTCAGCGAGAACACCGATCTTCCCTAATCCAAGCGACTCACCCTGATTCTCAAGTTGGTATATATCGTAAGCGACCTCCTCATATGGATGGGCCTTCAACATGGCTGCCAGCACTTTCTTTTCGATATTCTCCGGGAATACTGTTTCAATCCGG
Coding sequences within:
- a CDS encoding DEAD/DEAH box helicase codes for the protein MKQNQFERFNLKSYILDAVRTLGFDKPTEIQERVLPSLLKGTSLIGQSQTGTGKTHSYLLPIMNRLDAGKNEVQAIISAPTRELANQIYKEALKIADHFPEDEQISVRCFIGGTDKQRMIDKLKTQPQLVIGTPGRIKDLVEAQALQVYTAKMLVVDEADLMLDMGFIEDVDLFASRMAEKIQMLVFSATIPEKLKPFLNKYMENPKYVQVNPKQATAAKIEHVLVPLRHRNREQLLHDIIVRYNPYLAIVFTNTKKMADHVANSLIEKGLNVGRIHGDLTPRERKKMMKQINDLEYQFIVATDLASRGIDIEGVSHIINYELPSDLDFYIHRTGRTARAGYSGIATTIYDTSDEDSLNRLEKMGIEFRDADIQNGEWVDIEERNKRKNRKKQKSDIDVKASRHVKKPTKVKPGYKKKIQRDVENFKKRERRIQRKK
- a CDS encoding deoxyribonuclease IV produces the protein MLKIGSHVSMSGKNMLLAASQEAVSYGSNTFMIYTGAPQNTRRKKIEDLNIEAGRLHMEENGITDIVVHAPYIINIGNTTNPATYELGVSFLRSEIDRTEAICARQIVLHPGAHVGAGSELGIKRIIEGLNEVLSADDKVQIALETMAGKGTECGRSFEELAMIIDGVTHNEKLSVCFDTCHTHDAGYNIIEDFDGVLNEFDKLVGIDRIKVLHINDSKNERGMRKDRHENIGFGHIGFKALNDIVHHPQLSAVPKILETPYVGEDKKDKKAPYKFEIDMFKGSQFDEDLLEKIKGQ
- the vrrA gene encoding VrrA/YqfQ family protein, producing the protein MFPDRNRQPGPGFGPPRGRRMQQPPVPFRQPTPMPQAFQPMRRPIAPNGPQAQQGPQGFRAPFGQQQRQDMPQAKKEGLLSKILGKSKQKGAPPNLFAPAASSNQSSSRSSGGGILETLKNPDSLNNMLANTQKVLQAAEQFTPMVQQYGPVIKNLPSMWKVFRSISSAGDTENQETSVAGEPESVTQTNVEETPEPSKKEKPLGAGPTARVRPDGQRERTSGPKLYI
- a CDS encoding DUF2624 family protein, which gives rise to MKLFEMMVNHKINNIRPDELLSLAKQHKVALTQKQAQDITALLAGKNINIFDIRQRQNVLGQINKVAGASTAREIESLFNTLTSNF
- a CDS encoding metal ABC transporter ATP-binding protein: MDNVVNPIVKIEDVSYKYTKDLVLEHVSLEIPKGAFLAIVGPNGSGKSTLLKLLLGLFKLQKGKIEIFGEDIRRFKAWQKVGFVSQKANSFNSGFPATVFEVVQSGLTKKIGLFKFASKEDKRRVKKALESVDMLGYQNRNIGELSGGQQQRVFIARSLVSEPELMILDEPTVGVDSKNVHQFYEMLEMLNKKLGITLILVTHDVGTVTDKVTHVACLNKKLHFHGDAGEYNELDESELSSIYGHGVQLLNHDH
- a CDS encoding 4-hydroxy-3-methylbut-2-enyl diphosphate reductase yields the protein MKVIKISPRGYCYGVVDAMVIARNAALDKTLPRPIYILGMIVHNKHVTDAFEEEGIITLDGSNRNDIIEQVDSGTVIFTAHGVSPEIRKIAKEKGLVTLDATCPDVTATHDLIREKEAEGYQIIYIGKKGHPEPEGAVGVAPDVVHLVQKDEDVEALTLNSDKIIVTNQTTMSQWDVLDIMDKVKEKFPHAEVHKEICLATQVRQEAVAQQAGKADVLIVVGDPKSNNSNRLAQVSEEIASTTAYRIADISELKLEWLKDAQTVAVTSGASTPTPITKEVISFLEQYEPNDESTWNTEKKTPLHKILPKIKVKK